AGGATTGTAGGGTATACAGCTATCCGGTATAAGGTGGGGTTTAATTGACGGTTACCAATTGATCGATTCGGTGGAGTGTAGTATGGCTCTTTTCATGTTTCTGAAATCTTGTTATACTTGTAATACATGGAGGTGGGAATGCTTGCGGTAAGACTTGATCCTGACATGGAAGAAAAGCTCAACAAGCTTTCAAAAGAAACGGGAAGGAGCAAAAGCTTTTACGTGAAACAGGCATTAGAAAACTATCTAGAAGATAGAGAAGATTATTTGCTTGCGCTTTCAGTCCTGGAAAAGAAAGAACCACGGAAATCGATCAAGGAAGTGAGAAAAGAGCTTGGCTTGGACGATTGATTTTTCTGGTACAGCAGAGAGGCAATTAAAGAAATTAGATCGGCAATGGCAGCGAGCCATCTTGGATTATTTGGAAGATGAGATAGCCCCTCTCGATAATCCACGGCAACGGGGAAAAGCTCTTGTCGGCGATAAAAAAGGCTTGTGGCGCTATAGAATTAATGATTATCGAGTTATCTGCCAAATACTGGATACAGAACTGGTAATATTAGCTTTAGCAATCGCACATCGTAAAGATGTGTATAAGTAATTACCGATCCTTGAAAAAGTAGAGACGGAAAACTTAGGAGGACGGGCCGTTTGGCCCGTCCTTCATAATACCGCTGATTCGCGCGGATTATAGAAAAGTACCCCATTAACGGGGCTGGCCCCGGGTATTAACCAACCGTTTGTAGTAGAGCGACGGAGCATTAAAGTTGAACAGATACCCGACCTGTAAGCTTGAGAGCTTAAGGTAGTTGTAAAGCTGAGATTCCATACCGGAAGTAACCTGCGAGACAGCTTTAAGCTCGATGAGGATAGCATTGTTTACCACCATATCGGCCCGGAACGTACCGACGGACTCTCCGCGATAAAAGACGGGGAAGGCCGCCTGCTGTACTACGGAAAGCCCCTGGGCCTGGAGCTCCAGCATGTACGCCCGCTGATAAACCTTTTCGAGCAAGCCTTCGCCCAACGCGGAGTGCACCTTGAACGCAGCCCCTAAAACCTTGTTTGACAGTTCCTTGTGAATGAACCCTGACATACAGAACCTCCTGTTTTTCTTAACAAACACCTGTCAAGCGAGGAGCAGTCACAGGGCGAAGAGCGATAGCGTCCCTTGACGGCGACGAGCGGGGGGTACAATGAAAAAGACAGGAGAATACCGCAGATTCGCGCAGATTTCATGATTCGTACGGATTTTACAGTGAAATCTTTCGATTTGGGAACATTTTTCCTATTTCATCCACCCAAAATAATGATATCTAGTAATTTTAATGGGCAACTTAAGGACCTTGAACTTGAAATAGAATCCGATATTCCGATAGCTTCCAAGTATAGGATTAATATTTATCGTTCAGATAATGAGAAAGGAAAAATGAATTCTGTTAAAAGAGTAGTGTCTATCTGTTTGCATGGAGACAAAAGAAAAATTTACTTGGGTAATCTCAACAAACTAAACATAGGACAAAATAATATGGATTTAGTAACGATTGATTTATATGAGCCAATAATACCAAATTATTATATGATCAAAACTTTGGCACTTAGCGACAATGATACCATTCTTGCATCATCTTCCGTAGAATTTATTGAGATCACCGAATGAGAAAGTTGAGCCGCGCCGTTTTAAAAAAACCGGCGTCAGTTCCAACGATTTGTTCGGGGCTCGTAGAGAAGTTTTGATGAGTATAAACAAGAACCGGCATGAAGGAAAAAAAGTAACTGAAAAAGTGTGATCATTGAAAAATCAGAGAAGGAAGAAATTTCATGAGGACGGGCCGTTCGGCCCGTCCTTCATAATACCGCTGATTCGCGCAGTTTTCAGGCAGATTCGCGCGGATTATAGAAGAGTACCCCATTAACGGGGCCCGCCCCGGGTATTAACCAGCCGCTTGTAATAAAACAAGATAAATTAATTACGACGCTTTCTGAATACTTAGCTTTAAACCAAGCGCAAGAAGAACAGCATTTAAGGTACGGATAGTGGGATTGCCTGTTTCTGATAAAGAACGATAAAGGTGCTGACGATTTAATTCAGTTTTTTCAGCGAGAATAGTCATGCCGCCTTGAGCATCGACAACTGTACGTATGGCCTTAAGAAAAGCAGACAGATTGCCATCGTGTTCATATTCTTCTAATGCTGCTTCCAGGTAGAGCGAAGATTCGTTTGAGTCTTTTACAACATCTTTGACAAAGTTCCTATATTCTCGCATCCTAATTCTCCCTTCTGTAAATATCCCAATACTGGCGTGCCTTCTTGATGTCCCTGTTCTGTGTACTTTTTGACCCGCCTGCAAGCAGCAGGATAAGGC
The Marispirochaeta aestuarii genome window above contains:
- a CDS encoding type II toxin-antitoxin system RelE family toxin encodes the protein MAWTIDFSGTAERQLKKLDRQWQRAILDYLEDEIAPLDNPRQRGKALVGDKKGLWRYRINDYRVICQILDTELVILALAIAHRKDVYK
- the relB gene encoding type II toxin-antitoxin system RelB family antitoxin; translation: MLAVRLDPDMEEKLNKLSKETGRSKSFYVKQALENYLEDREDYLLALSVLEKKEPRKSIKEVRKELGLDD
- a CDS encoding addiction module antidote protein translates to MREYRNFVKDVVKDSNESSLYLEAALEEYEHDGNLSAFLKAIRTVVDAQGGMTILAEKTELNRQHLYRSLSETGNPTIRTLNAVLLALGLKLSIQKAS
- a CDS encoding GxxExxY protein, with the protein product MSGFIHKELSNKVLGAAFKVHSALGEGLLEKVYQRAYMLELQAQGLSVVQQAAFPVFYRGESVGTFRADMVVNNAILIELKAVSQVTSGMESQLYNYLKLSSLQVGYLFNFNAPSLYYKRLVNTRGQPR